From Carya illinoinensis cultivar Pawnee chromosome 5, C.illinoinensisPawnee_v1, whole genome shotgun sequence, one genomic window encodes:
- the LOC122311155 gene encoding serine carboxypeptidase-like 34 isoform X2, with translation MAFSPFSLNFFLFLLLVIISSCTKTSARSEPAYTDESLAQQEADRVDGLPGQPLVNFKQYAGYVTVNQTHGRALFYWFFEATDKPEGKPVLLWLNGGPGCSSIGFGEAGELGPFFPENGSKPKLKFNPYSWNTAANLLFVESPVGVGFSYTNTSSDINELGDTVTAKDSYTFLLNWFRRFPQFKSHEFYIAGESYAGHYVPQLSELVFEGNKKASKQNYINFKGFMIGNAAIDDETDQTGMIDYAWDHAVISDRLYHEIKSKCNFSQENSSIDCDKAMEEYYQVYNIIDMYSLYTPTCVGNNSSNITRQQYPSIHGISPHHFSKFDGWYKMIRSRAGYDPCSQTYATEYFNRQDVQEALHANVTKIPYPWIQCSLTITLWKDAPTSILPTIKKLVDGGLRIWIYSTSYFICMV, from the exons ATGGCTTTCTCTCCATTCTCTCTgaatttcttcctttttcttttgcttgtaaTTATCAGTTCATGTACAAAAACTTCAGCAAGATCTGAGCCAGCTTATACTGATGAAAGCTTGGCCCAACAAGAAGCAGACAGAGTGGATGGACTTCCAGGCCAGCCTTTGGTGAACTTCAAGCAATATGCAGGATATGTTACTGTAAATCAAACTCACGGAAGAGCACTCTTCTACTGGTTTTTTGAAGCAACAGACAAACCAGAAGGAAAACCTGTTCTACTCTGGCTAAATGGag GTCCTGGGTGTTCATCCATAGGGTTTGGAGAAGCAGGGGAGCTGGGTCCTTTCTTCCCTGAAAATGGAAGCAAACCAAAGCTAAAGTTCAACCCATACTCATGGAACACAG CTGCCAATTTATTGTTTGTTGAATCTCCTGTTGGAGTTGGGTTTTCCTACACCAATACTAGTAGTGATATCAACGAACTTGGCGACACTGTTACAG CTAAAGACTCGTATACTTTCCTATTAAACTGGTTTCGAAGATTCCCACAGTTCAAGTCTCATGAATTCTACATTGCTGGAGAAAGCTATGCAG GACATTATGTTCCACAACTTTCTGAGCTTGTTTTCGAGGGAAATAAGAAAGCATCAAAGCAAAACTACATAAACTTCAAAGGATTCATG ATTGGCAATGCGGCGATAGACGACGAAACAGATCAGACGGGAATGATCGATTATGCATGGGATCATGCGGTGATATCCGATCGCTTGTACCATGAAATTAAGAGCAAGTGCAACTTCAGCCAAGAAAACTCATCCATTGACTGCGATAAGGCTATGGAGGAGTACTACCAAGTCTATAATATTATTGACATGTATAGCTTGTACACTCCTACTTGCGTTGGAAACAATAGTAGCAACATCACAAGGCAGCAGTACCCTTCGATCCATGGTATCTCTCCCCATCACTTTTCTAAATTC GATGGGTGGTACAAGATGATCAGATCACGGGCAGGTTACGACCCTTGTTCACAAACATACGCTACAGAGTATTTTAATAGGCAAGATGTTCAAGAAGCATTGCATGCCAATGTTACCAAAATTCCCTATCCGTGGATTCAATGCAG CCTGACCATCACGTTGTGGAAGGATGCACCAACCTCAATTCTTCCCACAATTAAAAAACTTGTCGATGGGGGTCTCCGCATTTGGATTTATAG TACAAGCTACTTCATATGTATGGTCTAA
- the LOC122311155 gene encoding serine carboxypeptidase-like 34 isoform X1, with the protein MAFSPFSLNFFLFLLLVIISSCTKTSARSEPAYTDESLAQQEADRVDGLPGQPLVNFKQYAGYVTVNQTHGRALFYWFFEATDKPEGKPVLLWLNGGPGCSSIGFGEAGELGPFFPENGSKPKLKFNPYSWNTAANLLFVESPVGVGFSYTNTSSDINELGDTVTAKDSYTFLLNWFRRFPQFKSHEFYIAGESYAGHYVPQLSELVFEGNKKASKQNYINFKGFMIGNAAIDDETDQTGMIDYAWDHAVISDRLYHEIKSKCNFSQENSSIDCDKAMEEYYQVYNIIDMYSLYTPTCVGNNSSNITRQQYPSIHGISPHHFSKFDGWYKMIRSRAGYDPCSQTYATEYFNRQDVQEALHANVTKIPYPWIQCSLTITLWKDAPTSILPTIKKLVDGGLRIWIYSGDTDGRVPVTSTRYALRKLGLRILEDWTPWYNNQQVGGWTVVYDGIMFVTIRGAGHEVPVLAPKQSLQLVTHFLANQKLPSAPF; encoded by the exons ATGGCTTTCTCTCCATTCTCTCTgaatttcttcctttttcttttgcttgtaaTTATCAGTTCATGTACAAAAACTTCAGCAAGATCTGAGCCAGCTTATACTGATGAAAGCTTGGCCCAACAAGAAGCAGACAGAGTGGATGGACTTCCAGGCCAGCCTTTGGTGAACTTCAAGCAATATGCAGGATATGTTACTGTAAATCAAACTCACGGAAGAGCACTCTTCTACTGGTTTTTTGAAGCAACAGACAAACCAGAAGGAAAACCTGTTCTACTCTGGCTAAATGGag GTCCTGGGTGTTCATCCATAGGGTTTGGAGAAGCAGGGGAGCTGGGTCCTTTCTTCCCTGAAAATGGAAGCAAACCAAAGCTAAAGTTCAACCCATACTCATGGAACACAG CTGCCAATTTATTGTTTGTTGAATCTCCTGTTGGAGTTGGGTTTTCCTACACCAATACTAGTAGTGATATCAACGAACTTGGCGACACTGTTACAG CTAAAGACTCGTATACTTTCCTATTAAACTGGTTTCGAAGATTCCCACAGTTCAAGTCTCATGAATTCTACATTGCTGGAGAAAGCTATGCAG GACATTATGTTCCACAACTTTCTGAGCTTGTTTTCGAGGGAAATAAGAAAGCATCAAAGCAAAACTACATAAACTTCAAAGGATTCATG ATTGGCAATGCGGCGATAGACGACGAAACAGATCAGACGGGAATGATCGATTATGCATGGGATCATGCGGTGATATCCGATCGCTTGTACCATGAAATTAAGAGCAAGTGCAACTTCAGCCAAGAAAACTCATCCATTGACTGCGATAAGGCTATGGAGGAGTACTACCAAGTCTATAATATTATTGACATGTATAGCTTGTACACTCCTACTTGCGTTGGAAACAATAGTAGCAACATCACAAGGCAGCAGTACCCTTCGATCCATGGTATCTCTCCCCATCACTTTTCTAAATTC GATGGGTGGTACAAGATGATCAGATCACGGGCAGGTTACGACCCTTGTTCACAAACATACGCTACAGAGTATTTTAATAGGCAAGATGTTCAAGAAGCATTGCATGCCAATGTTACCAAAATTCCCTATCCGTGGATTCAATGCAG CCTGACCATCACGTTGTGGAAGGATGCACCAACCTCAATTCTTCCCACAATTAAAAAACTTGTCGATGGGGGTCTCCGCATTTGGATTTATAG TGGAGATACAGATGGAAGAGTACCAGTAACCTCGACCAGATACGCATTGAGAAAGCTTGGATTGCGTATTCTTGAAGATTGGACTCCCTGGTACAACAATCAGCAG GTTGGCGGTTGGACAGTTGTGTATGATGGGATTATGTTTGTAACCATCAGAGGTGCGGGTCATGAAGTTCCAGTTCTTGCACCTAAACAGTCTCTCCAACTGGTTACACACTTCTTGGCCAATCAGAAACTGCCATCTGCACCATTTTGa